TAAAAATTTTTGAGGAAAAATTAAAATTTCAAACTCTACTCAAAAAAGCTCCCATTTTGTCTTCAGAAGAAATAGAGAGAAATATTAAGGAAAAAGCTATAGAAATAGCTCAAGAATTTCGGTGGAAAAGTAAAGATGCTATTAGTAATGTTTTTGCTGATTTAATTTCCTTAGTAGCGTTTGCAGTAGTAGTAGTTAATGGGAAGAAAGAAATTGCGGCTATTAAGTCGTTTATAGATGAAATTATCTTTGGTTTGAGCGATAGTGCCAAAGCCTTTGTAATTATTTTGTTCACCGATATATTTGTCGGTTTCCACTCACCGCACGGTTGGGAAGTCATTCTTGAAGGTTTAGCCGAGCATCTTGGTGTAGCAGCAAATGAAAGTTTAATATTTCTATTTATTGCTACATTTCCGGTGATTTTAGATACAGTTGTTAAATATTGGATATTCCGTTACCTCAGCCGCTTATCACCTTCAGCACTAGCTACATACAAAGAAATAAACGAGTAGCAATCACTCTCCTTCTTCTGTTGACTGAACATGACCGCTAATAATCGTTTGTAATAAATTTTTGATAAACCAGAAAGTTGCTGATACTAACAACACAATCATTAAACTAGCAAGGGCAGCAAAAGGAGAAACAATCAATAAAATTAACATTGCAAAAATCACGCTAGTAATTAATGTTTTATTCATATCTTTGTACCTGTTGTAGTCTCTGATTTTAGATTAACTAGGAACAGGACTAATAGTCATATATCTAAAAGTAGGCATTTGGATTAAGCTAAAGTTTACTCAATCAGTTCACCATTACGGCCTATTCAATTTGATATGAGTCTTTTTTGCCTAGTTCACGGTGCATTTCAAGGCACTTGGTGTTGGGAATTGCTCACTCCCTACTTAGAAGCACAGGGTCATACAACCCTAGCAATGGATTTGCCAATTGAAAATGCTTCTACTACTTTGTCTCAATTTGCAGATGCAGTTATTCAAGTGTTGCCCAAAACTGATGATGATATTGTCCTAGTTGGTCACTCAATGGCTGGTACTATAATTCCTCTGGTTGCAGAAACTGTAAAAGTGCGTCAACTAGTTTTTGTTGCTGCACTGCTTCCGTATCCAGGAATTAGTATTCTTGACCAATTTGCTCATCAACTTGATTCAAAGACACTTCAATCGTTGAATTACCAGGCAAAAGACTCAAGCAAACTCGAACAGTTCTACGATGAGCCTGGAATGTATGAACCAGATTCTGTGGGTAAAGATTATTCAGACGCAGCCGTGTTAAGGCAATTTTTCTATCATGATTGTCCACCGGATGTAGCACAGTGGGCGATCGCAAAAAGTCGCTTGCAACTATCTCTGGCTTATATGTTTGAAACGAATCCTTTAAAAGCTATACCTACAGTTGTGCGTAAATATATTGTTGGTACCAATGACCGAATCATATCTCCTGCATGGTCACGTTACGCTGCACGCAAGCGCTTGGGAGTTGATGCTATTGAGTTAGCTTCTGGACATTGCCCGCATTTGTCTTGTCCTGAGTTGCTGGCTTCGGTATTATTGCAGGGGACAGGTGATAGGTGACAGAATTAAAAGACAATAAATTTAGGGGTGTAAGTGAGCAAAACCCTTAAGGCATATACCCTTACACCCGATCTCAATAATTAACCTTGATGCGTAAGTGCCTGTTATTTAATTATTCCTAAAACAGGTGCTGTTTCAGGCTGGGCAATTTGGGGCGCAAATAATCCCTTGGCGTATATTTGAGGATTGGCTTGGGCAAATTGAATATATGATTGGCGTACTTGAGTGTTGACAGCCACAGTTTTCACATCGTACATTTGCGTAGCCAATTTGGGATAGAAACCAAAGCCAATAATCAACACCAAGAAACAAGCAGCGATAAATATTTCCCGCGGTTGAGCATCTCGATAGACGGCTTCGCTGGGTAGGAGACAGTCTGTACCGAAGCAAACTGTTCCTTCATCTTCTTGATTTTCTAAAGAAGCATTGTTGATATCACAGGTGAGTTCTGCACCAGTACCGTAAAATACCTGTCTCAACATCGAAAGCAGATAAATGGGGGTAAGAATAACTCCCACGGCGGCTAAGAAAACCATGACGGTGCAGAATGTGGAACTGTAGATGTCGCTGGTGGTAATGCCTACAAATACTTGTAGTTCGCTCACAAAGCCACTCATTCCAGGAAGAGCCAGTGATGCCATTGCGCCAGCGGTGAATAAAGCAAAGACTTTTGGCATGACTTGGCCAATACCGCCCATGCTTGCCATTGCCATTGTATGGGTGCGATCGTAAGTCACACCTGCTAAGAAGAATAATACTGCGGCAATTAAACCGTGAGAAAGCATTTGCAGCATCGCTCCACTGACACCGACATCGGTGAAGGAGGCAATTCCCAGCAGTACAAAGCCCATGTGGGAAATAGACGAATAAGCCAGACGGCGCTTCATGTTTGTCTGAGCAAAGGAGTTTAATGCACCATAAATAATATTGATTACGCCGAGAGTTGCTAGGAGTGGTGCAAAGTAAACATGGGCATCAGATAACAATTCTAAATTGAGGCGAATTAACCCATATCCGCCCATTTTGAGCAGTACACCGGCTAAAAGCATGGATACGGGGGCAGATGCTTCACCGTGGGCATCGGGCAACCATGTATGCAAAGGAAATATAGCTAATTTGACACCAAAGGCAATTAATAGTCCTGCATACAACCACAGTTCTAAAGCCAAAGGATAATTCTTAGCACCAAGTTC
This window of the Nostoc sp. HK-01 genome carries:
- a CDS encoding NAD(P)H-quinone oxidoreductase subunit D encodes the protein MIADGFPWLTTIIMLPLVASILIPVLPDKDGKLVRWYALGVAIADFILMCYAFWQHYDASNATFQLVEKYAWLPQLGLSWAVSVDGISAPLVLLAGLVTTLSIFAAWQVNLKPRLFYFLMLLLYSAQIGVFVAQDLLLFFIMWELELVPVYLLVSIWGGQKRRYAATKFLLYTAAASIFILIAGLGMALYGDNTTFDIVELGAKNYPLALELWLYAGLLIAFGVKLAIFPLHTWLPDAHGEASAPVSMLLAGVLLKMGGYGLIRLNLELLSDAHVYFAPLLATLGVINIIYGALNSFAQTNMKRRLAYSSISHMGFVLLGIASFTDVGVSGAMLQMLSHGLIAAVLFFLAGVTYDRTHTMAMASMGGIGQVMPKVFALFTAGAMASLALPGMSGFVSELQVFVGITTSDIYSSTFCTVMVFLAAVGVILTPIYLLSMLRQVFYGTGAELTCDINNASLENQEDEGTVCFGTDCLLPSEAVYRDAQPREIFIAACFLVLIIGFGFYPKLATQMYDVKTVAVNTQVRQSYIQFAQANPQIYAKGLFAPQIAQPETAPVLGIIK